The following are encoded in a window of Deinococcus ruber genomic DNA:
- a CDS encoding heavy metal-binding domain-containing protein, with the protein MSLSRETSVRLDENKQNLFSSDLSVSEFLLLEELGYEPIGLAMGTSVYHLGFQAARWRESLELTVLTQAMYNARHLAMNRMIEEARYLGADGIVGMRLDIGGQHLGLESSLSEFIAVGTAVRTPKAERRAGGQPFTSDLSGQDLYKLHRAGYRPVSLVMGTCVYHVAHQGLLQSLRTLAQNTEMVNYTQGLYQARELAMGRMQEEALRAGATGIVGVTVSESSRNWDNHVFEFLAVGTGVRKVAEPSPALQTSLTLSLND; encoded by the coding sequence ATGAGTCTGAGCAGAGAAACGTCCGTCCGTCTCGACGAAAACAAGCAGAACCTCTTCAGCAGCGACCTGTCGGTGTCCGAGTTCCTGCTGCTGGAAGAACTCGGCTACGAACCGATTGGGCTGGCGATGGGCACCAGCGTCTACCACCTGGGCTTTCAGGCGGCCCGCTGGCGAGAGAGTCTGGAACTGACCGTGCTGACGCAGGCGATGTACAACGCGCGGCATCTGGCGATGAACCGCATGATCGAAGAGGCGCGGTACCTGGGCGCTGACGGCATCGTCGGCATGCGGCTCGACATCGGTGGGCAGCATCTGGGACTGGAGAGCAGCCTGTCGGAATTCATCGCGGTGGGAACGGCTGTCCGTACCCCGAAGGCCGAACGCCGGGCAGGTGGACAGCCGTTTACCAGCGACCTCTCGGGCCAGGATCTGTATAAGCTGCACCGCGCCGGATACCGTCCTGTCAGTCTGGTCATGGGAACCTGCGTGTATCACGTTGCCCACCAGGGACTGTTGCAGAGCCTGAGGACGCTGGCCCAGAACACCGAGATGGTCAATTACACCCAGGGGCTGTATCAGGCCCGCGAACTGGCGATGGGCCGCATGCAGGAAGAAGCGCTGCGGGCGGGAGCCACCGGCATCGTGGGCGTCACGGTCAGCGAGAGCAGCCGCAACTGGGACAACCACGTGTTCGAGTTTCTGGCAGTCGGAACAGGCGTCAGGAAGGTGGCCGAGCCGTCTCCGGCCCTTCAGACCAGCCTGACCCTCAGCCTGAATGACTGA
- the xylB gene encoding xylulokinase, whose protein sequence is MAASVTLGLDLGTSGVKVVALSLSGQTLAQATHTYPLLTPQPGWTEQRPHDWVQATLNALREVSAHLQAAGHTPLALGLSGQMHGAVFLDAHGEVIRPAPLWNDQRTADAVQEIERSLPRAELIARTGNRAVTGFQLPKLLWLRQAEPDAFARTRHVLLPKDYLAYVLTGQIATEPSDASGVGALNLATKQWDQDVLDALNLPASLFPQVLNSWDVVGKLTAELAASTGLPAGLPVVAGGGDNAAAGIALGLQSGRPEIGSVSLGTSGVLFAPLAQPTPDPEGRVHLFAHADGGYNLLGVTLSAAGALQWFRDRLAPDTSFDTLLAEAAAIPDGADGVTFLPYLSGERSPWMNPDLRASFTGLSLAHGRGHLVRALLEGTVLALSDTFEIMKPLAHPASFLATGGGARSDFWLGLVAGALGAAVQRSAQEQEPGAAEGAAILAMPAAGFYPTLPAAVDALRPHGSGIQALETGRAKQQHAAAVQRLHFPDIASASDAR, encoded by the coding sequence GTGGCGGCTTCCGTCACCCTGGGTCTTGATCTGGGCACCAGCGGGGTCAAAGTGGTGGCGCTGAGCCTGAGTGGACAGACGCTCGCGCAGGCCACCCACACCTATCCCCTTCTGACACCGCAGCCCGGCTGGACAGAGCAGCGCCCCCACGACTGGGTGCAGGCCACGCTGAACGCCCTGCGCGAAGTGAGCGCTCACCTTCAGGCTGCCGGACACACCCCGCTGGCCCTGGGACTGAGCGGGCAGATGCACGGCGCGGTGTTTCTGGACGCACACGGCGAGGTGATTCGCCCGGCTCCACTGTGGAACGACCAGCGCACCGCCGACGCCGTGCAGGAGATTGAGCGCAGCCTGCCCCGCGCCGAACTGATCGCCCGCACCGGCAACCGCGCCGTGACCGGATTCCAACTTCCCAAGCTGCTGTGGCTGCGGCAGGCCGAACCTGACGCCTTTGCCCGGACGCGGCATGTGCTGCTGCCCAAGGATTATCTGGCCTACGTGCTGACCGGGCAGATAGCCACCGAACCCTCGGACGCGTCGGGCGTCGGGGCGCTGAATCTGGCGACCAAACAGTGGGATCAGGACGTACTGGACGCGCTGAATCTGCCAGCTTCGCTGTTTCCGCAGGTGCTGAACTCGTGGGACGTGGTGGGCAAGCTGACAGCAGAACTGGCGGCGTCTACCGGGCTTCCGGCGGGGCTTCCGGTGGTGGCGGGCGGCGGTGACAACGCGGCGGCGGGCATTGCCCTGGGGCTGCAATCCGGGCGGCCCGAGATCGGCAGCGTCAGTCTGGGAACGTCCGGGGTGCTGTTCGCGCCGCTGGCCCAGCCCACGCCTGACCCCGAGGGCCGGGTTCATCTGTTTGCCCACGCAGACGGCGGATACAACCTGCTGGGCGTCACCCTGAGCGCGGCAGGTGCGCTTCAGTGGTTCCGCGACCGACTGGCCCCGGACACCAGCTTTGATACCCTGCTGGCAGAAGCGGCAGCTATCCCCGACGGCGCAGACGGCGTGACCTTCCTGCCGTACCTGTCGGGCGAACGCAGCCCGTGGATGAACCCGGATCTGCGGGCCAGCTTCACCGGGCTGAGTCTGGCGCATGGGCGCGGCCACCTCGTGCGGGCGCTGCTGGAAGGCACCGTGCTGGCCCTGTCGGACACCTTCGAGATCATGAAACCGCTCGCGCACCCGGCCTCGTTCCTAGCGACGGGCGGCGGTGCCCGCAGCGACTTCTGGCTGGGGCTGGTCGCGGGTGCCCTGGGCGCAGCCGTGCAGCGTTCCGCTCAGGAGCAGGAGCCGGGCGCAGCCGAAGGCGCAGCGATCCTGGCGATGCCTGCCGCCGGGTTCTATCCGACCCTGCCCGCAGCGGTGGATGCGCTACGGCCACACGGCAGCGGGATTCAAGCACTCGAAACCGGGCGGGCCAAACAGCAGCACGCCGCAGCGGTACAGCGGCTGCACTTCCCGGACATCGCCAGCGCTTCAGACGCACGGTAA
- the xylA gene encoding xylose isomerase — translation MTDYTPTPADKFTFGLWTVGNVGRDPFGEPTRQPMSAPYIAQKLAALGAYGINLHDNDLVPIGASAAERDRLVSDFRAALSGHGLVVPMATTNLFSDPAFKDGAFTSADARVRAYALQKTMLSMDLGHELGATTYVFWGGREGTEVDASGKLLDALAWFRDSLNFLAEYSQSQGYGYRFALEPKPNEPRGDIFFPTAGSMLGFIPTLDQPDLFGVNPEFAHDTMAGLNFAHAVAQIIDAGKLFHIDLNDQKMGRFDQDLRFGAENIKTAFMLVKLLENSGYAGPKQFDAHALRTEDEAGVWAFARGCMRTYLILKEKARQFDEDSEIQAALQAYRVQDSELETLSRGFTPEKAQALKARSVDRAMLGARGPGLEQLDQLTIELLLGVR, via the coding sequence ATGACCGACTACACTCCCACCCCCGCAGATAAATTCACCTTCGGCCTCTGGACCGTCGGCAACGTGGGCCGCGACCCCTTCGGTGAGCCGACCCGTCAACCTATGAGCGCTCCGTACATCGCCCAGAAGCTCGCCGCACTCGGCGCGTACGGCATCAACCTGCACGACAACGATCTGGTGCCGATTGGAGCCAGCGCCGCCGAACGCGACCGACTGGTGAGCGACTTCCGGGCCGCGCTGTCAGGTCACGGACTGGTGGTGCCGATGGCGACGACCAACCTGTTCTCCGACCCCGCCTTCAAAGACGGCGCGTTTACCTCCGCCGATGCCCGCGTGCGTGCCTACGCGCTGCAAAAGACCATGCTGAGCATGGACCTGGGCCACGAACTCGGCGCGACCACCTACGTCTTCTGGGGGGGCCGTGAGGGCACCGAAGTCGATGCGAGCGGCAAGCTCCTCGACGCCCTGGCATGGTTCCGCGACAGTCTGAACTTTCTGGCCGAATACAGCCAGTCGCAGGGCTACGGCTACCGCTTCGCGCTGGAACCCAAGCCCAACGAGCCGCGCGGCGACATCTTCTTTCCCACCGCTGGCAGCATGCTGGGCTTCATTCCGACGCTCGATCAACCCGACCTCTTCGGCGTCAATCCGGAATTTGCCCACGACACCATGGCAGGCCTGAATTTCGCGCATGCGGTGGCCCAGATCATCGACGCGGGCAAGCTGTTCCACATCGATCTGAACGATCAGAAGATGGGCCGCTTCGATCAGGATCTGCGCTTCGGGGCCGAGAACATCAAGACCGCCTTCATGCTGGTCAAGCTGCTGGAAAACAGCGGCTACGCCGGGCCAAAGCAGTTCGACGCCCACGCGCTGCGCACCGAGGACGAAGCGGGCGTGTGGGCGTTTGCGCGGGGCTGCATGCGCACCTACCTGATCCTGAAGGAAAAAGCCCGGCAGTTTGACGAGGACAGCGAGATTCAGGCGGCGCTTCAGGCGTACCGTGTGCAGGACAGCGAACTGGAGACACTGAGCCGGGGATTCACCCCCGAGAAGGCGCAGGCGCTCAAGGCCCGGAGTGTTGACCGGGCGATGCTGGGCGCACGCGGGCCGGGCCTGGAACAGCTCGATCAGCTCACCATCGAACTGCTGCTGGGCGTCCGGTAA
- a CDS encoding ATP-binding cassette domain-containing protein has protein sequence MTSPNHTPTSVLPLIETRNIFKSFGGIHALEDVSVHLMPGEVLALLGHNGAGKSTLIKMLSGAYTPDAGQVLMNGQEVQLGSPRAAQRLGIETIYQNLALADNLDVAANIFLGRELLRGGVLDEDTMELESRKVLDRLKVNLPDLRKPVFNLSGGQRQCIAISRAIYFKARVLIMDEPTAALGPQETAQVNELIQSLKQEGVGIFLISHDMHDVFDLADRLTVMKNGKVVGSALSAEITQDEVLEMIIAGKVARSRATPA, from the coding sequence ATGACATCGCCCAACCACACGCCCACTTCGGTTCTGCCGCTCATCGAGACGCGCAATATCTTCAAGAGCTTCGGCGGCATTCACGCGCTCGAAGACGTGAGTGTCCACCTGATGCCCGGCGAGGTGCTGGCACTGCTGGGCCACAACGGAGCCGGGAAATCCACGCTTATCAAGATGCTGTCGGGCGCGTATACTCCCGACGCCGGACAGGTGCTGATGAACGGCCAGGAAGTGCAGCTGGGCAGCCCCCGCGCCGCGCAGCGCCTGGGCATCGAGACCATCTATCAGAATCTCGCGCTGGCCGACAATCTCGACGTGGCCGCCAATATCTTCCTGGGACGCGAGCTGCTGCGGGGCGGCGTGCTCGACGAAGACACCATGGAACTCGAATCGCGCAAGGTGCTCGACCGCCTGAAAGTCAATCTGCCCGACCTGAGAAAGCCAGTCTTCAACCTGTCGGGCGGGCAGCGTCAGTGCATCGCCATCAGCCGCGCCATCTATTTCAAAGCGCGGGTGCTGATCATGGACGAGCCGACCGCCGCGCTCGGGCCACAGGAAACCGCCCAGGTGAACGAACTGATTCAGTCGCTGAAACAGGAAGGCGTGGGGATTTTTCTGATCAGCCACGACATGCACGACGTGTTCGATCTGGCAGACCGCCTGACCGTGATGAAGAACGGCAAGGTGGTCGGCAGCGCCCTGAGCGCCGAGATCACCCAGGACGAGGTGCTGGAAATGATCATCGCCGGAAAGGTTGCCCGCAGCCGCGCCACCCCCGCCTGA